The Apium graveolens cultivar Ventura chromosome 11, ASM990537v1, whole genome shotgun sequence genome has a window encoding:
- the LOC141695355 gene encoding F-box/kelch-repeat protein At1g16250-like, giving the protein MGSISNQKHATSTNNYRVLASFCRKDNSAATNINMSNWIESYNPLNNTWHRISSIPGLIENHTLKGFAMVSLGDSVYIIGGRLCHKEVCHEADENIELDLEVLPSVLCYNVRENVWSKCAPLMLPRFDFASTTLDNKIYVAGGQYSLGSARGTSSAEVYDPALDQWKPLPSMSTMRYKCVGVTWQGKIHVVGGFVGGGDMIGSPGPYIMERSSAEVFDTVTAKWDFVPRMWELDVPPNQIVAINERLFSSGDCFKVWKGHIEVFDGKLNMWSEVHGSNSYNLSGSPIATSDTSEDDWPPVQRLYLTMAPIEDQLYFIVGYRMAGEVPKTSSKVHVFNTLANGDGWKSFAPLEEEGEKELCCHCCVLKQV; this is encoded by the coding sequence ATGGGCTCAATTTCCAACCAGAAGCATGCAACTTCAACCAACAACTATCGTGTTTTAGCGTCATTTTGTCGTAAAGATAATTCGGCAGCAACAAACATCAACATGTCCAATTGGATAGAGAGCTACAACCCTTTAAACAACACCTGGCACCGCATTAGTTCAATCCCAGGACTGATCGAGAACCATACCTTAAAGGGTTTTGCAATGGTCTCTTTAGGTGACTCGGTTTACATAATTGGTGGTCGTCTTTGTCATAAAGAAGTATGTCATGAGGCTGATGAAAATATAGAACTTGATCTTGAAGTTTTACCATCTGTGCTATGTTACAACGTCCGTGAAAATGTGTGGTCTAAGTGTGCACCTTTGATGCTTCCCAGGTTCGATTTTGCAAGCACGACTTTGGATAATAAAATCTATGTGGCTGGAGGGCAGTATTCGTTAGGAAGCGCACGAGGGACGTCATCGGCCGAGGTTTATGACCCGGCATTGGATCAGTGGAAGCCATTGCCTAGCATGAGCACTATGAGGTACAAGTGTGTGGGAGTGACCTGGCAAGGAAAAATTCACGTGGTAGGGGGATTTGTTGGAGGAGGGGACATGATTGGTAGTCCAGGACCATACATTATGGAGAGAAGCTCTGCAGAGGTATTTGACACTGTAACTGCTAAGTGGGATTTTGTTCCGAGAATGTGGGAGTTAGATGTACCTCCTAATCAAATCGTTGCCATCAACGAGAGGCTATTTAGTTCAGGGGATTGCTTTAAAGTATGGAAGGGGCACATTGAGGTGTTTGATGGGAAGCTTAATATGTGGAGTGAAGTCCACGGATCAAATTCGTACAACTTATCAGGGTCTCCGATTGCCACATCAGACACCAGCGAAGATGATTGGCCACCAGTGCAACGGTTATACCTCACCATGGCACCAATCGAGGACCAGTTGTACTTCATAGTTGGTTACAGGATGGCAGGTGAGGTGCCAAAAACGAGTTCCAAAGTCCATGTATTCAACACGTTAGCAAACGGGGATGGTTGGAAAAGCTTTGCGCCTTTGGAAGAGGAAGGGGAGAAGGAACTTTGTTGTCACTGCTGCGTTCTTAAACAGGTTTAG
- the LOC141698432 gene encoding uncharacterized protein LOC141698432, whose product MMMRKTLVKSLTSINSELLLHHTYHYKPTSQKPTSSSSTKPRWLSFSNALPPPEWIQPFTDLSDLITHPNYLQPSPWVHQIILLLDNSSNMEHSLTDFCRKYLIKLSPSFVAFVLSSEKLKAQCDTAFRFFCWAGKQKGFCYNLECYVSLIAILSGCGDLSRIGIVFSELKDKGFLVNVSSANSLIKSFGNVGMVEQLLWVWRQMKENDIEPSLYTYNFLMNGLVNSLFIESAEQVFEVMENGKIGPDVVTYNTLIKGYCKSGKTLKAMQKLRDMEDKNLEPDKITYLTLMQACYSECDYDSCLRLYIEMEERQLDIPTHAFSLVIGGLCKDGKTMEALSIFESMNMKGYKANVAIFTALIDSYAKIGNMEDATRLFERMKHDGLDPDEVTFGVIINGLCKSGRLEEAMAYFSYCRENDVAVNAMYYSSIIDGLGKAGRVDEAQKLFEDMVDKRCPQDSFCYNALIDALLKSEKVDEALALFQRMEDEDCDQTVYTYTILIDGLFKAHRNEEALKYWDMMIDKGITPTSASFRVLSTGLCLSGKVVRACKILDELAPMGIIPETAFEDMINVLCKAGRIEQACKLADGIIDRGREIPGKVRTIMINALRKAGNANLAMKLMHSKIGIGYDRMGSIKKRVKFRVLLDS is encoded by the coding sequence ATGATGATGAGAAAAACCCTGGTTAAATCTCTAACATCCATCAACTCAGAACTTCTACTTCACCATACATACCATTACAAACCAACATCACAAAAGCCCACATCATCTTCATCTACAAAACCCAGGTGGCTATCATTCTCTAATGCACTCCCACCACCAGAATGGATACAACCCTTTACTGACCTCTCTGATCTCATCACACATCCCAATTATCTCCAACCCTCTCCTTGGGTTCACCAAATTATCCTTCTCTTAGACAATTCATCAAACATGGAGCATAGTCTTACTGATTTTTGTCGAAAATATTTGATTAAACTGTCTCCTAGCTTTGTGGCTTTCGTGTTATCTTCCGAAAAGCTCAAGGCACAATGTGATACTGCTTTTAGATTCTTTTGCTGGGCTGGTAAGCAAAAGGGGTTTTGTTATAATCTTGAATGTTATGTTTCTTTGATTGCTATTTTGTCGGGGTGTGGCGATTTGAGTAGGATTGGGATTGTGTTTAGTGAGTTGAAAGATAAAGGGTTTTTGGTTAATGTTTCGTCTGCGAATAGTTTGATTAAGAGTTTTGGGAATGTGGGTATGGTTGAGCAGTTGTTGTGGGTGTGGCGACAAATGAAGGAAAATGATATTGAACCCAGTTTGTATACCTATAATTTCTTGATGAATGGGTTGGTGAATTCACTTTTTATTGAGTCGGCTGAACAGGTGTTTGAGGTTATGGAAAATGGGAAAATTGGACCAGATGTTGTCACGTATAATACGTTGATTAAGGGGTATTGTAAGTCTGGGAAGACGTTAAAAGCAATGCAGAAGTTAAGAGATATGGAGGATAAGAATTTAGAGCCTGATAAAATTACTTACTTAACTTTGATGCAGGCTTGTTATTCGGAATGTGATTATGATTCTTGTTTGCGACTTTATATTGAAATGGAGGAGAGGCAATTGGATATCCCGACCCATGCTTTTAGTTTAGTTATTGGAGGGCTCTGTAAGGACGGGAAGACTATGGAAGCCCTTTCTATTTTTGAAAGTATGAATATGAAGGGTTACAAGGCTAATGTGGCAATATTCACGGCTTTGATTGATTCATATGCAAAGATTGGGAATATGGAAGATGCAACCAGGCTCTTTGAGAGGATGAAGCATGATGGGTTGGATCCAGACGAGGTCACATTTGGGGTTATCATCAATGGTTTGTGTAAAAGTGGTAGGTTAGAGGAGGCGATGGCATATTTCAGCTACTGCCGAGAAAATGATGTGGCAGTTAATGCCATGTACTATTCAAGTATCATAGATGGTCTTGGAAAGGCTGGGAGAGTTGATGAAGCTCAGAAATTATTTGAAGATATGGTTGATAAAAGATGTCCTCAGGATTCTTTTTGTTATAATGCACTTATTGATGCATTACTTAAGAGTGAGAAGGTGGATGAAGCACTAGCTCTCTTTCAGAGAATGGAAGACGAAGATTGTGATCAAACTGTGTATACATACACAAtattaattgatggattgtttAAAGCACATAGAAATGAAGAAGCATTGAAGTATTGGGATATGATGATCGACAAGGGTATTACTCCCACTTCTGCTTCTTTTAGAGTTCTTTCAACTGGCCTTTGTCTTTCGGGCAAGGTAGTCCGAGCTTGTAAGATTTTAGATGAGCTAGCACCCATGGGTATTATTCCAGAGACAGCATTTGAAGATATGATCAATGTTCTGTGCAAAGCAGGTCGTATTGAGCAGGCTTGCAAGCTGGCTGATGGGATTATTGACAGGGGCCGTGAAATACCGGGCAAAGTTCGGACTATTATGATAAATGCCTTGAGAAAAGCAGGAAACGCAAACTTGGCCATGAAGTTGATGCATAGTAAGATTGGGATTGGATATGATAGAATGGGTAGCATAAAAAAACGGGTGAAGTTTCGGGTACTCCTCGATAGTTAA